Proteins encoded together in one Anopheles darlingi chromosome 3, idAnoDarlMG_H_01, whole genome shotgun sequence window:
- the LOC125953375 gene encoding pericentrin isoform X2 yields the protein MNRLKLQPLKKLQPLDGSRTTADANEEPEDHRARGASSTSGLRSVSKKGPGGLGPLKTTATGASSKSSSSYGSHTSKSSVRFRLEDEILGTGGSSNSGSGTEDLSSGSATASNATQSHSANDNHDDSLEIMEEIVVPADDDDGGGSSSVRSIAEEGTSSDREASGPVPVSAGSSAAVSAVAVRKRQLFDIGGDEDLPAGSGGGSGGLYDIDRLQLSGSDIAQHFQPESLATDSDRSEEANSEPLRAGLGSKSLENSLKVDSSYQDEKDEYSIDQVLNDIDSVEESVRVSQRQTEAPKAVHLAKGVPHAVKELSPLKEDDVLINDFKVNLNTFQPRSATRPNRNDKGAAMMMAESTNQDSADNSLNTTNDISDLAKDTESERVVSVELDVDSGQSAAGDKRRLAVGGRSRSVEETVVKANLGINRCVSLGPIKLTDERAKPQIPTTVASDDPSSSSSSGGVPEDLREKILSTSKSFEEVKAQGGDSLVADKVDGEKPKQSEAGVKQMERVTGDSKEALEDISEESEHTIERDSGSTDEERLARPLALLEKGKEMRTILEENLLHQKRLSVGSTIYEDNKENIPEGSLKMSSGGGGVGTGGYEFESVVSVKMFQTMENEVRKLQEMVATKDILLEEAYTRTKDGSRMDSLLREQQCRSANSESVSLTTNSTEYRPIPGELDATTALEKDLHGKIMERNQWIELLSDKLRESIQDRNQLQADGDKLTMEVMQLKKQLSEAVESMKQKTQWPVMTRPDQESTSGQRISEISMDLVSETEDEGMSDFPDIYDDQVQPAGEQTGDIADLNPMHIPLKISKQLDQFRRYLLPEEVRLFNMVQTKFEDFLRQELDRAREAGESENRLLQEQLAAERSEKELETNRLRQMLGSVKAGSIVIDELRKELESRHTQEMADLRTYFEKKVAELEKHYSEEVFSQQSRRLSNDETASDISGAEEFPEENGGYQSKHTSPRRKHKEDIYLSPTHRKITPTSIDATDMGVDEVLVVEIEETPEICHLSKEEVREFYQSKIKELKKQHERVFANLHEKLRAYEVKEQEKKFISNQTAPNITTMTTTTNPTPSIGTGQEHCSPLLTNAPPEAPAKQDLSVAAVTTGADAQLTNSSATNKTQQRPITPAEPQGSADADLQEIIAGHERRLQEQVALARQDVLKELELQIQALLTDASFEDSHWPPELVLLREKFTAKSQLEVAQLQLKHEEEMARMKNDFEKQLQRKLKRHTTFDSTRGLDKIINERDNLRELSSTLRNVLGSLAKCFSICEEDLNATILEELQRCQHQQQTANVSLGANATADESQLELADCTVTSELNLTDLSFLSSCKLFKFAPDVSGIISIIDDPSLVEYVTTRQRDGDDPENVSLNLEECMDRLKAEALSLLALSERLKQNALASTEKDSTESKNKVSEKSDSCEEEDGLKRTKAKPATMEVTRSFDEHMVREVASVASNASHSLPGDLAGLQVTGELNLQLHELKNRLVKAEDERKLLENELAEARSKQNSLVSELSEAKQHLLELNSQRVEFSEGYGTNALLPTVKRTSNSFVELQERAKAMLSSAAVDSSNAEDQTFEGHSVLLQMVEDFCREGERYMEDGKRDRQDLQLQIEAADKQLKATRQFLEDQAAEREQERDEFVKEIERLRGAIREKDKERINFDRTTKELESAEQQMKELTAQIAERDERVRKMETDLKDSIDKGFTLREIIAELETQIESKTINEHVLETKVKELEKYIDVQNRQNESLQQEMESFKADMVVRGYDEKIAKLEEELRQRQPSAEQGIVLQALIVQLHDIEETLERKTKNLETLNSTSGASLGCSSPSEDISVNQDSPLHRRKKSASSGGGAGAEGGAGGEEKPAIPPLPVDEVQRIFDKLHRHSRIEDVAIKRINDLEMQITNIRSAYAELQHERDVLQEKMSEQSLKISTLQTKLDEQRLRAEELHRQGTSQLTVKVHDLQNELQSLKETLQSRDKQIVNLKLYLENSQQAIARQEKELAMTHDDHAGRALQDWERLEAELRAKEEEVRLLKERIKNEMISKAALPDLMETMLADKNEEIDHLKERLAQYQPQQQLQQQQQQDLPVELLKQLNEPSNMAKDDDGGRTLSDVVSITDYDESDMVMRRIPEQSTMGGIMAAHSIPMDSGGSMQPNHSKQSSPALAGGGFLSTHDSSMMNSIPLRSNFFHDVCSAVPRLPDHTRNSAPTPEYVPRQINFSLADEASSPQMLILRQSAPLPALMFCGTAGADAIAPRPLVRTENQQQAVIEEIFEADDVPVVGAGKADGTAQEEKIRLESEVESLKLSLDRVVSEKNEMADRLHAELQEKIEKIADLQVELAARNKLYDELMQEKRELRDEIEKVKQELNQLDQQSRDMQQKDADLRVALDQLHHKERELCETKSLHEKVRLEMENVTKESNVLRTEQQRQKQEIDTLRQQIESLNRTIGHKDELMGKLEKDLLNYSKNEEKYLEQLRSLDAKETELKIVQGNYKDRLHEIEILNEDNRFLTEDITRLKNEIARSSSSLNSNSSYVQALKQSCTKLEEELQDTKVLLTEKMLALERVKIDLSGCQREVEDLRSMLKEKDMIIRQIGDDGNSLHEALSNIQEQMQQKNVTLSGALRDEQARNAQLQAELERLRIQQQRSDNSSSPKPFSVEEIAVQLEKELNYSAQLDSSILKAIESDDVNSDDGREEEHDGGRKGAINRKPSELDELRKQLRQEMDRGKQMQELLDAEKANSATIQQQDADIIEAMRVRLEAALTNESTLQRLLEEEKNKNERLSRMVGGLQRTKSFDNYLLMKGGKSPQESPSRRLNRSNEFEAEMVGRYEAELKFLTAQNARERERTADLQRVLERERERFEKEITDRTEHGEQVKKELNRITKEKESLELELDHEQEKLELAHKELESLEKRIGALQEAESLRSARRERTSGPNSLEHQELKLRLESVEFERNQLRDTVNSLRSEVDRRRTREAHLTEALSREHSLNAQNQSHPVVPEEFLNKLKDLNRMLEANARENHQQAESLRFMMEERRALQMRIQELERYNGHSNGHHYQREDLEERANHLFGKYLRSESHRKALVHQKRYLQIVLTTYEENEARALALLNAQLPPGQLEVLALASGPRSLDSTTSRPRRKSFRSIVTVVVAIERMKYLVRKWHGGRRVCAKAIFSQPFSPRRSQSARTNVWARSANSHFAEYSTEVVADRAPVFRADHVDSHVPQLFGSGAPDASGTTAAGGSGGGSGGSGGNEAFIRTLSLPMGSSPSSLRMNVEVMETLREHQHPQYGNR from the exons GATCATCGTGCACGTGGCGCCAGCAGTACTAGTGGACTCCGGTCGGTCAGCAAAAAAGGACCTGGTGGCTTGGGACCATTGAaaaccactgccactggtgCTAGTAGTAAATCGTCCTCCAGTTACGGAAGTCACACATCGAAATCGTCGGTACGGTTCCGGCTAGAGGACGAAATCCTCGGTACTGGtgggagcagcaacagcggcagtggcaccgAGGACCTCAGCAGTGGCAGTGCGACAGCGAGTAATGCCACCCAGAGCCACAGCGCGAACGACAATCATGACGACAGTTTAGAGATTATGGAAGAAATCGTGGTTccggccgatgacgatgatggtggaggaAGCAGCAGTGTAAGAAGCATCGCGGAGGAGGGTACCAGCAGCGATCGGGAAGCCAGTGGACCGGTACCAGTGAGTGCGGGTAGTAGTGCCGCCGTTTCCGCAGTCGCCGTAAGGAAGCGCCAGTTGTTCGATATCGGTGGGGACGAAGATCTGCcggctggtagtggtggtggtagtgggggaCTGTACGATATCGATCGATTACAGTTGTCCGGTAGTGACATTGCCCAGCATTTCCAACCCGAATCGTTGGCAACCGATAGTGATCGAAGTGAAGAAGCTAACAGTGAACCGTTGCGTGCCGGTCTTGGATCTAAGAGTTTGGAAAATTCGTTAAAAGTGGATAGCAGCTATCAAGACGAGAAAGACGAATACTCCATCGATCAAGTGCTGAACGATATCGATTCGGTCGAGGAATCGGTGCGTGTGAGCCAAAGGCAAACGGAAGCACCGAAAGCGGTGCATTTGGCGAAAGGTGTTCCACACGCGGTGAAAGAATTATCGCCCCTGAAGGAGGACGACGTGCTGATAAACGATTTCAAGGTGAATCTGAACACGTTCCAGCCACGGTCGGCGACGCGTCCGAATCGTAACGATAAGGgagcagcgatgatgatggccgaaaGTACGAATCAGGACAGTGCGGACAATAGTCTGAACACCACGAATGATATTTCGGATCTGGCCAAGGATACGGAAAGTGAGCGTGTTGTGAGTGTTGAGTTGGATGTGGACAGTGGACAGTCTGCAGCCGGTGATAAGAGACGACTTGCGGTCGGAGGAAGGAGTCGCAGTGTGGAAGAAACGGTCGTTAAAGCGAATTTAGGAATCAATCGGTGCGTGAGCCTCGGCCCAATAAAGCTCACGGATGAACGAGCGAAACCGCAAATCCCTACGACGGTGGCGAGTGACGATCCTAGctcgtcatcctcgtccggAGGTGTGCCAGAAGATTTGCGGGAAAAGATCCTAAGCACGAGCAAGTCATTCGAGGAGGTTAAAGCTCAAGGCGGGGACTCGCTAGTAGCAGATAAGGTGGATGGAGAGAAGCCAAAGCAGTCCGAAGCAGGTGTTAAGCAGATGGAGCGAGTGACGGGCGATTCGAAGGAAGCGCTCGAGGACATATCCGAAGAATCCGAGCACACGATTGAGCGTGACTCGGGAAGCACGGATGAGGAGCGCTTGGCCCGGCCGCTAGCACTGCTcgagaagggaaaagaaatgcGTACAATTCTTGAGGAGAACCTGCTTCACCAGAAGCGCCTCAGTGTTGGCAGTACCATCTACGAGGACAATAAAGAGAATATACCCGAGGGTTCGCTAAAGATGtcgagcggtggcggtggcgtcggcaCTGGTGGATATGAGTTTGAAAGTGTCGTGAGcgtaaaaatgtttcaaacgATGGAGAATGAAGTGAGGAAGTTGCAGGAGATGGTCGCCACCAAGGATATCCTGCTGGAGGAGGCATACACGCGTACAAAGGATGGCAGCCGAATGGATTCGTTGCTGCGTGAACAGCAGTGCCGATCGGCTAACAGTGAGTCGGTTAGTTTGACCACTAACTCCACCGAGTATCGACCGATTCCGGGAGAGCTCGATGCGACTACCGCGCTGGAAAAGGATCTTCACGGGAAGATAATGGAGCGCAACCAGTGGATCGAGCTGCTGTCCGATAAGCTGCGTGAATCGATCCAGGACCGCAATCAGCTACAGGCGGACGGTGATAAGTTGACAATGGAAGTGATGCAACTAAAGAAGCAACTGTCGGAAGCGGTGGAAAGCATGAAACAGAAGACGCAATGGCCGGTAATGACGCGCCCGGATCAGGAAAGCACGAGCGGTCAACGCATATCGGAGATTTCGATGGATCTAGTGAGTGAAACCGAAGACGAAGGAATGTCCGACTTTCCGGACATATATGACGATCAGGTGCAACCTGCGGGCGAGCAGACGGGTGACATTGCGGACCTAAACCCGATGCACATTCCGCTCAAGATCTCAAAGCAGCTTGATCAGTTCCGGCGTTATCTGTTGCCGGAGGAGGTACGACTGTTCAATATGGTGCAGACAAAGTTTGAGGATTTCTTGCGGCAAGAGCTGGACCGGGCACGCGAGGCAGGGGAATCCGAGAATCGACTGCTGCAGGAACAATTGGCAGCAGAGCGCAGTGAAAAAGAACTGGAAACGAATCGATTACGGCAGATGCTGGGAAGCGTAAAGGCCGGTTCGATTGTGATCGATGAGTTGAGGAAGGAGCTGGAGTCCAGGCACACGCAGGAGATGGCCGATTTGCGTACGTACttcgagaagaaggtggccGAGCTGGAGAAGCACTACTCGGAGGAGGTGTTTTCGCAGCAGAGCCGCCGGTTATCGAACGATGAAACGGCATCAGACATTTCCGGGGCAGAAGAGTTTCCCGAGGAGAACGGTGGCTACCAGTCGAAGCACACGAGTCCCAGGCGGAAGCATAAGGAGGACATTTATCTGAGCCCAACGCACCGGAAGATCACGCCGACGTCGATCGATGCGACGGATATGGGCGTCGATGAGGTGCTGGTAGTGGAGATAGAAGAAACTCCGGAG ATTTGTCACCTGTCCAAGGAGGAAGTGAGAGAGTTTTATCAGAGCAAAATTAAGGAACTGAAGAAACAGCATGAGCGCGTATTTGCGAATTTGCACGAAAAGCTGCGAGCATATGAAGtaaaggagcaggagaagaaatTCATT TCTAATCAAACGGCACCCAACATCACTActatgaccaccaccaccaaccccacaCCATCCATCGGCACCGGGCAGGAACACTGCTCACCATTGCTAACCAATGCTCCGCCGGAAGCACCGGCGAAACAGGACCTATCGGTTGCTGCGGTGACGACCGGTGCGGACGCACAGCTAACCAACTCATCCGCTACTAACAAGACCCAGCAACGGCCGATAACACCCGCCGAGCCGCAAGGATCCGCGGATGCGGATCTACAGGAAATCATTGCCGGGCACGAGCGCCGCCTGCAAGAGCAGGTGGCCTTGGCCCGGCAGGATGTGCTGAAGGAGCTGGAGTTACAGATACAG GCCCTTCTAACGGACGCCTCTTTCGAAGACAGCCACTGGCCGCCGGAGCTCGTATTGTTGCGCGAGAAGTTTACTGCAAAGAGCCAACTAGAAGTTGCCCAGCTGCAACTCAAACATGAGGAAGAA ATGGCTCGTATGAAGAATGACTTCGAAAAGCAGCTACAGCGGAAGCTGAAACGCCATACCACCTTCGACTCGACACGCGGTCTGGATAAAATCATTAACGAACGTGATAACCTACGTGAGCTCTCTTCTACGCTGCGCAATGTGCTGGGCAgtttggcaaagtgtttttccaTTTGTGAGGAAGATCTCAACGCAACCATCCTGGAGGAGTTGCAGCGGtgccagcatcaacagcagacAGCAAATGTTTCGTTGGGAGCGAATGCCACCGCTGACGAAAGCCAGCTAGAGCTGGCAGACTGTACCGTGACGAGTGAATTGAATCTCACCGATCTTTCCTTCTTGTCGTCCTGTAAGCTGTTTAAGTTTGCTCCCGATGTTTCGGGGATCATATCAATCATCGACGATCCATCGCTGGTGGAGTATGTGACGACGAGACAGCGCGACGGCGATGATCCCGAAAATGTGTCGCTCAATCTGGAGGAATGTATGGACCGGTTAAAGGCGGAAGCACTCAGCCTGCTCGCGCTGTCGGAGCGTTTGAAGCAAAATGCCCTCGCATCCACGGAAAAGGATAGTACCGAGTCCAAGAACAAAGTGTCCGAAAAAAGTGACAGTtgcgaggaagaggatggtcTGAAGCGAACCAAAGCAAAGCCAGCCACAATGGAGGTGACCCGTTCGTTCGATGAGCATATGGTACGGGAGGTGGCATCCGTGGCTTCCAATGCAAGCCATAGCCTTCCCGGCGATCTGGCGGGGCTTCAGGTCACCGGTGAGCTCAATCTGCAGCTACATGAGCTAAAAAACCGTTTGGTCAAGGCGGAAGATGAGCGAAAGTTGCTCGAGAACGAGTTAGCGGAAGCGCGTAGCAAGCAGAACAGTTTGGTGAGCGAACTATCTGAAGCGAAGCAACACTTGCTGGAGTTGAACAGCCAACGGGTTGAGTTTAGCGAAGGTTACGGCACTAACGCCCTACTACCGACGGTCAAACGTACGAGCAATTCATTCGTCGAGTTGCAGGAGCGAGCCAAGGCGATGCTGAGCAGTGCTGCCGTTGACAGCAGTAATGCCGAGGATCAAACGTTCGAAGGACATTCCGTACTGCTGCAAATGGTGGAAGACTTTTGCCGCGAGGGCGAACGCTACATGGAGGATGGCAAACGAGATCGACAGGATCTTCAGCTGCAG ATTGAGGCTGCCGATAAACAGCTTAAAGCTACGCGGCAGTTCCTCGAAGATCAGGCGGCTGAACGTGAGCAGGAACGTGACGAGTTCGTAAAGGAAATCGAACGACTACGAGGTGCCATTCGTGAGAAGGACAAGGAGCGGATAAACTTCGACCGAACTACCAAAGAG TTGGAGTCCGCGGAGCAGCAGATGAAGGAGCTAACCGCACAGATCGCCGAACGAGACGAGCGGGTGCGCAAGATGGAGACGGATCTGAAGGATTCCATCGATAAGGGGTTTACACTGCGGGAAATCATCGCCGAGCTGGAGACACAAATCGAAAGCAAGACAATCAACGAGCACGTGCTGGAAACGAAAGTGAAG GAGCTCGAGAAGTACATCGATGTGCAGAACCGCCAGAATGAATCGCTTCAGCAGGAGATGGAAAGCTTCAAGGCAGATATGGTGGTCCGGGGGTACGACGAGAAGATTGCAAAGCTAGAGGAGGAactgcggcagcggcaaccGTCGGCAGAGCAGGGCATCGTGCTGCAAGCACTCATCGTACAGCTGCATGACATTGAGGAAACGCTGGAGCGTAAGACTAAGAATCTGGAAACGCTCAACTCGACCTCGGGTGCTTCGCTTGGGTGCAGCAGTCCATCGGAGGATATCTCGGTGAATCAGGACAGTCCGCTGCACCGCAGAAAGAAATCAGCATCATCTGGCGGTGGAGCAGGTGCGGAGGGAGGTGCTGGAGGCGAAGAAAAGCCAGCCATTCCGCCGCTGCCGGTTGATGAAGTGCAACGGATATTCGATAAGCTGCATCGCCATTCGCGAATCGAGGATGTGGCCATCAAGCGGATCAACGATCTCGAGATGCAGATTACCAATATCAGAAGTGCTTATGCG GAACTGCAGCACGAGCGCGATGTGTTGCAGGAGAAAATGTCTGAACAGTCGCTCAAGATTTCCACTCTCCAGACGAAGCTAGACGAGCAGCGGTTACGGGCTGAAGAGTTGCATCGTCAAGGTACCTCCCAGCTCACGGTGAAAGTTCACGACCTGCAGAATGAGCTACAGAGCCTAAAGGAAACGCTGCAATCGCGTGACAAACAGATCGTTAACCTAAAGCTGTACCTGGAGAACAGTCAACAGGCCATCGCCCGACAGGAGAAGGAGCTGGCGATGACGCACGATGATCACGCCGGGCGTGCACTGCAGGACTGGGAGCGGCTCGAGGCGGAGCTGCGtgcgaaggaggaagaagtaCGATTGCTGAAGGAGCGCATCAAGAATGAAATGATCAGTAAAGCCGCCCTACCCGATCTGATGGAAACGATGTTGGCTGACAAGAACGAGGAAATAGACCACCTAAAGGAACGGTTGGCCCAGTATCAGCCtcaacagcaactgcagcagcagcaacagcaggactTACCAGTAGAATTACTGAAGCAGCTGAACGAACCGTCCAACATGGCGaaagacgatgatggtggtcgaaCGCTGAGCGACGTCGTATCGATTACCGATTACGATGAATCGGATATGGTGATGCGCAGGATACCGGAACAGAGCACGATGGGAGGTATAATGGCGGCGCACAGCATTCCGATG GACTCCGGTGGCTCGATGCAACCGAATCATTCCAAACAATCGTCCCcagcgctggctggcggtggtttTCTCAGCACCCATGATTCGTCGATGATgaattccattccgttgcgtTCGAATTTCTTCCATGATGTGTGCTCGGCCGTCCCGCGATTGCCCGATCACACCCGCAACAGTGCTCCTACACCCGAGTACGTACCGcgacaaatcaatttttcgtTGGCCGATGAAGCATCCTCACCACAGATGTTAATTCTGCGGCAATCGGCACCGCTGCCGGCTTTAATGTTTTGCGGTACCGCAGGTGCTGATGCAATCGCACCACGTCCACTAGTTCGCACCgagaaccagcagcaagccGTGATCGAGGAAATATTTGAGGCTGACGATGTACCGGTTGTTGGTGCAGGAAAGGCTGATGGTACCGCGCAGGAAGAGAAGATACGCCTTGAAAGTGAGGTCGAGTCGTTAAAGCTGAGCTTAGATAGGGTTGTCAGCGAGAAGAACGAAATGGCCGATCGGTTGCATGCGGAGCTGCAggagaaaatcgaaaagattGCTGATCTGCAGGTGGAGCTTGCTGCTCGCAACAAGCTGTACGATGAGTTAATGCAGGAGAAACGTGAGCTGCGGGACGAGATAGAGAAAGTGAAGCAAGAGCTCAATCAACTCGACCAGCAATCGCGTGATATGCAGCAAAAGGATGCCGATTTGAGGGTGGCTCTCGATCAGCTGCATCACAAGGAGCGTGAGCTTTGTGAGACGAAGTCTCTACACGAGAAGGTTCGCTTGGAAATGGAGAACGTAACGAAGGAATCGAACGTCCTgcgaacggagcagcagcgccagaagCAGGAAATCGATACGCTACGTCAGCAGATCGAATCACTGAACCGAACCATCGGCCACAAGGATGAACTGATGGGCAAGTTGGAGAAAGATTTACTGAATTACAGCAAAAACGAGGAGAAATATCTTGAGCAGCTTCGTTCTTTGGACGCGAAGGAGACGGAGTTAAAGATTGTGCAGGGTAATTACAAAGATCGGCTGCACGAGATCGAGATCTTGAACGAAGACAATCGCTTCCTAACCGAGGACATCACAAGGTTAAAGAACGAGATCGCACGCAGTAGCAGTTCGCTTAACTCAAACTCTTCGTACGTTCAGGCACTGAAACAGAGCTGTACGAAACTAGAGGAAGAGCTACAGGACACGAAGGTGTTGCTGACGGAGAAGATGCTCGCCCTGGAGCGGGTTAAGATCGATCTGAGTGGGTGCCAGCGCGAGGTGGAAGACTTACGATCAAtgctgaaggagaaggacatGATCATTCGACAGATCGGAGACGATGGGAATAGCCTACATGAGGCACTCTCGAACATTCAGGagcagatgcagcagaagAACGTAACTCTTAGTGGGGCTTTACGCGACGAGCAGGCTCGTAATGCGCAACTGCAGGCCGAACTGGAGCGGCTTCGAATACAACAGCAGCGTAGTGACAACTCCTCCAGCCCGAAACCATTTTCGGTAGAAGAGATAGCGGTACAGTTGGAGAAAGAGCTAAACTACTCGGCTCAGCTTGATTCGAGCATTCTGAAAGCGATAGAAAGCGACGATGTGAACTCAGACGATGGTCGCGAGGAAGAGCACGATGGCGGTAGGAAGGGGGCCATCAATCGCAAACCATCAGAGTTGGACGAATTGCGCAAACAGCTGCGCCAGGAGATGGACCGTGGCAAACAAATGCAGGAGCTCCTCGACGCCGAAAAGGCCAACTCGGCGacgatccagcagcaggatgctgACATCATTGAGGCAATGCGCGTCCGTCTAGAGGCAGCCTTAACCAACGAAAGCACGCTGCAGCGTTTGCtagaagaggaaaagaacaAGAATGAACGCCTTTCGCGGATGGTCGGTGGGCTGCAGCGGACAAAATCTTTCGATAACTATTTGCTTATGAAAGGTGGTAAATCGCCGCAGGAATCACCATCCCGGCGGCTAAACCGTAGCAATGAATTCGAAGCGGAAATGGTGGGCCGCTACGAGGCGGAACTGAAATTCCTGACCGCACAGAACgcccgggaacgggaacgcaCGGCTGACTTACAGCGTGTGTtggagcgagaacgagagcgatTCGAAAAGGAGATCACCGATCGGACCGAGCACGGCGAGCAAGTGAAGAAGGAACTGAATCGCAtcacgaaagagaaagaatcgCTGGAACTGGAGCTTGACCATGAACAGGAGAAGCTCGAACTGGCGCATAAAGAGCTCGAGAGTCTTGAGAAGCGCATCGGCGCCTTGCAGGAAGCCGAATCATTACGTTCGGCCCGACGTGAGCGCACCTCCGGTCCCAACTCGCTCGAGCATCAGGAGCTAAAGCTACGGCTGGAGAGCGTAGAGTTCGAACGGAATCAGCTACGTGATACCGTTAACAGTCTGCGGTCAGAGGTGGACCGACGGCGGACACGCGAGGCTCATCTAACGGAGGCTCTATCGCGTGAGCATTCGCTCAACGCACAAAACCAAAGTCACCCGGTTGTACCGGAAGAGTTCCTGAACAAGTTGAAGGATCTGAATCGCATGCTAGAGGCAAACGCACGCGAGAACCATCAGCAAGCGGAATCACTGCGGTTCATGATGGAGGAGCGACGAGCGCTGCAGATGCGAATCCAAGAGCTGGAGCGCTACAATGGCCACAGCAACGGTCATCACTATCAGCGTGAGGATCTGGAGGAGCGGGCGAACCATCTCTTCGGCAAGTACCTGCGGTCGGAAAGCCACCGAAAGGCACTGGTGCACCAGAAGCGCTACCTGCAGATCGTTCTGACGACGTACGAGGAGAACGAAGCTCGTGCACTAGCCCTACTGAACGCTCAGTTGCCTCCCGGTCAGCTGGAGGTGCTCGCCCTAGCCAGTGGGCCACGTTCGCTCGACTCCACCACGTCTCGGCCTCGTCGCAAATCGTTCCGCTCGATCGTGACGGTTGTGGTGGCGATCGAACGGATGAAGTATCTCGTCCGCAAGTGGCACGGTGGTCGACGGGTTTGCGCTAAGGCTATCTTTTCGCAACCCTTCAGTCCTCGTCGATCGCAGTCGGCCAGAACGAACGTTTGGGCACGCTCGGCCAACTCCCATTTCGCCGAATACTCGACCGAGGTTGTGGCGGATCGTGCACCGGTGTTCCGTGCGGATCATGTCGATTCTCACGTTCCTCAGCTGTTTGGTAGTGGTGCTCCCGATGCTAGCGGAACtacagctgctggtggtagtggcggtggtagcggtggtagcGGAGGTAATGAAGCCTTCATTAGAACACTCTCCTTGCCAATGGGCTCTTCACCGTCTTCATTACGCATGAACGTTGAGGTGATGGAAACGCTTCGGGAACACCAGCATCCTCAGTATGGTAATCGATAG